One window of the Pristis pectinata isolate sPriPec2 chromosome 13, sPriPec2.1.pri, whole genome shotgun sequence genome contains the following:
- the mphosph6 gene encoding M-phase phosphoprotein 6, translating into MARENTMKLSKNLLRMKFMQRSLDTETKQQLEEEEKKIISDEHWYLDLPELKEKENHIIEEKSFVPCEELLFGRMSFKGFNPEIEKLVAQMYSKNENEEPEDQSKMEVDVSDEEMARRYESLVGSIKRKFTKKRDRSTLQSEETEGSTRGGKVKKTFMKPQE; encoded by the exons ttcATGCAGAGGAGTTTGGATACAGAGACCAAGCAGCAAttggaagaagaggagaaaaaaataattagtgATGAGCACTGGTATTTGGACTTGCcagaactgaaagaaaaaga AAATCATATTATTGAAGAAAAAAGTTTTGTGCCTTGCGAAGAGTTGCTGTTTGGCCGAATGTCCTTTAAAGGTTTTAACCCGGAGATTGAG AAACTAGTGGCACAGATGTATTCCAAGAATGAAAATGAAGAGCCTGAAGATCAGAGCAAGATGGAAGTAGATGTTTCAGATGAAGAAATGGCTAGGAG ATACGAAAGCTTAGTGGGGTCTATAAAAAGGAAGTTTACCAAGAAACGAGATCGATCTACTCTTCAAAGTGAAGAAACAGAAGGTAGCACCAGAGGTGGTAAAGTCAAGAAGACATTCATGAAGCCTCAAGAATAA